One window of Xylocopa sonorina isolate GNS202 chromosome 9, iyXylSono1_principal, whole genome shotgun sequence genomic DNA carries:
- the LOC143427690 gene encoding calnexin isoform X2 — translation MAILVANLIVPLCLLCNIINANENGDSPAQDVASKVVYKTPEISGFAYLVETFDDEDKFKKAWVLSEAKKESADEDIAKYDGIWSVEEPKKHAQEGDLGLVLKSKARHAAISTTLSKPFHFKNDPLIVQYEVNFQEGQECGGAYLKLLSLDPEHQDLKKFHDKTPYTIMFGPDKCGNNMKLHFIFRHKNPLNGSMEEKHCKKPRERLEDFFKDKQPHLYTLIVRPDNSFEIKVDNKVVNSGSLLDDFTPPVNPPLEIEDPTDVKPDDWDDREKIPDVTAVKPDDWDEDAPAQIVDEDDVMPEGWLENEPPMIPNPDSVKPEDWDVEMDGEWEPPEIPNPKCADAPGCGPYKQKMKRNPRYKGRWSWPLINNPNYKGEWKPRLIHNPNYFNDEHPFRMTPIYAVGFELWSMSTDIFFDNILITDNEDVARKWAADTFEVRHARIAEESWSVWRQIGTFTAEHPWMWAVYIIAAGFPILLVIYCCCFASQNKYDLKDEDKQPLETNEETAPKEKTEETENTSPSTEPEEESEKVKETEEIIESEENDTPALGGDGPRRRKPNKE, via the exons ATGGCCATACTTGTAGCAAATCTAATCGTTCCTTTATGTTTACTGTGTAACATCATCAACGCTAACGAGAATGGCGACAGCCCTGCCCAAGATGTGGCGTCGAAGGTGGTCTACAAGACGCCAGAAATCTCTGGGTTCGCATATTTGGTAGAGACGTTCGACGACGAGGACAAGTTTAAGAAGGCGTGGGTTTTATCCGAAGCTAAAAAAGAATCAGCGGACGAGGATATAGCAAAATACGATG GAATTTGGTCCGTGGAGGAACCAAAGAAACACGCGCAAGAAGGAGACCTAGGACTAGTGCTTAAGAGCAAAGCTAGGCACGCCGCTATATCCACTACGTTATCTAAACCTTTTCACTTCAAGAATGACCCTTTAATTGTGCAGTACGAAGTGAATTTTCAGGAAGGCCAGGAATGCGGAGGCGCCTATCTAAAACTGCTCAGTCTGGATCCGGAACACCAAGACTTGAAGAAGTTCCATGATAAAACTCCTTATACTATAATGTTCGGCCCTGATAAATGTGGAAACAACATGAAG CTGCACTTCATCTTTCGACATAAAAACCCTTTGAACGGATCCATGGAGGAAAAGCACTGCAAAAAGCCAAGGGAACGTTTGGAGGATTTCTTCAAGGACAAGCAGCCTCACTTGTACACATTAATTGTACGACCGGACAATAGCTTCGAAATTAAAGTCGACAACAAGGTCGTTAACTCTGGATCTTTGCTGGACGATTTCACTCCACCGGTCAATCCTCCATTGGAGATAGAGGATCCTACTGACGTCAAGCCTGATGATTGGGACGACAGGGAGAAGATCCCAGATGTAACGGCTGTGAAGCCAGACGACTGGGACGAGGACGCACCAGCgcaaatcgtcgacgaggacgaTGTCATGCCTGAAGGGTGGCTTGAAAACGAACCGCCCATGATACCAAACCCGGATTCGGTGAAACCTGAAGACTGGGATGTTGAAATGGACGGGGAATGGGAACCGCCGGAAATTCCGAATCCAAAATGCGCGGATGCACCAGGCTGTGGTCCGTACAAGCAGAAGATGAAGAGAAATCCGCGGTACAAAGGCAGATGGTCGTGGCCCTTGATCAATAATCCAAATTACAAGGGTGAATGGAAGCCAAGACTGATACACAATCCTAATTACTTCAACGACGAGCACCCCTTCCGAATGACTCCGATT TACGCTGTTGGCTTCGAGCTTTGGTCGATGTCCACGGACATCTTTTTTGACAATATTCTTATTACTGACAACGAGGATGTAGCGAGAAAGTGGGCAGCCGACACATTCGAAGTACGTCATGCTAGAATCGCAGAGGAGAGT TGGAGTGTATGGCGTCAAATCGGTACATTTACTGCGGAACATCCCTGGATGTGGGCTGTATATATAATAGCTGCTGGTTTCCCTATACTGCTAGTAATATATTGTTGCTGCTTTGCTTCTCAg AACAAATACGACTTAAAGGATGAAGATAAGCAACCTTTAGAAACGAATGAGGAAACAGCACCAAAGGAAAAAACAGAAGAAACAGAAAACACATCACCTAGTACAGAACCGGAGGAAGAAAGTGAAAAGGTGAAAGAAACTGAGGAGATAATAGAAAGTGAAGAGAAT GATACACCAGCATTAGGTGGCGATGGACCACGACGAAGAAAACCAAATAAAGAGTAG
- the LOC143427690 gene encoding calnexin isoform X1 produces MAILVANLIVPLCLLCNIINANENGDSPAQDVASKVVYKTPEISGFAYLVETFDDEDKFKKAWVLSEAKKESADEDIAKYDGIWSVEEPKKHAQEGDLGLVLKSKARHAAISTTLSKPFHFKNDPLIVQYEVNFQEGQECGGAYLKLLSLDPEHQDLKKFHDKTPYTIMFGPDKCGNNMKLHFIFRHKNPLNGSMEEKHCKKPRERLEDFFKDKQPHLYTLIVRPDNSFEIKVDNKVVNSGSLLDDFTPPVNPPLEIEDPTDVKPDDWDDREKIPDVTAVKPDDWDEDAPAQIVDEDDVMPEGWLENEPPMIPNPDSVKPEDWDVEMDGEWEPPEIPNPKCADAPGCGPYKQKMKRNPRYKGRWSWPLINNPNYKGEWKPRLIHNPNYFNDEHPFRMTPIYAVGFELWSMSTDIFFDNILITDNEDVARKWAADTFEVRHARIAEESLTLWGRIMKATNYKPGWWALYLIYCAIPVVLYIWFLLTRVRENKYDLKDEDKQPLETNEETAPKEKTEETENTSPSTEPEEESEKVKETEEIIESEENDTPALGGDGPRRRKPNKE; encoded by the exons ATGGCCATACTTGTAGCAAATCTAATCGTTCCTTTATGTTTACTGTGTAACATCATCAACGCTAACGAGAATGGCGACAGCCCTGCCCAAGATGTGGCGTCGAAGGTGGTCTACAAGACGCCAGAAATCTCTGGGTTCGCATATTTGGTAGAGACGTTCGACGACGAGGACAAGTTTAAGAAGGCGTGGGTTTTATCCGAAGCTAAAAAAGAATCAGCGGACGAGGATATAGCAAAATACGATG GAATTTGGTCCGTGGAGGAACCAAAGAAACACGCGCAAGAAGGAGACCTAGGACTAGTGCTTAAGAGCAAAGCTAGGCACGCCGCTATATCCACTACGTTATCTAAACCTTTTCACTTCAAGAATGACCCTTTAATTGTGCAGTACGAAGTGAATTTTCAGGAAGGCCAGGAATGCGGAGGCGCCTATCTAAAACTGCTCAGTCTGGATCCGGAACACCAAGACTTGAAGAAGTTCCATGATAAAACTCCTTATACTATAATGTTCGGCCCTGATAAATGTGGAAACAACATGAAG CTGCACTTCATCTTTCGACATAAAAACCCTTTGAACGGATCCATGGAGGAAAAGCACTGCAAAAAGCCAAGGGAACGTTTGGAGGATTTCTTCAAGGACAAGCAGCCTCACTTGTACACATTAATTGTACGACCGGACAATAGCTTCGAAATTAAAGTCGACAACAAGGTCGTTAACTCTGGATCTTTGCTGGACGATTTCACTCCACCGGTCAATCCTCCATTGGAGATAGAGGATCCTACTGACGTCAAGCCTGATGATTGGGACGACAGGGAGAAGATCCCAGATGTAACGGCTGTGAAGCCAGACGACTGGGACGAGGACGCACCAGCgcaaatcgtcgacgaggacgaTGTCATGCCTGAAGGGTGGCTTGAAAACGAACCGCCCATGATACCAAACCCGGATTCGGTGAAACCTGAAGACTGGGATGTTGAAATGGACGGGGAATGGGAACCGCCGGAAATTCCGAATCCAAAATGCGCGGATGCACCAGGCTGTGGTCCGTACAAGCAGAAGATGAAGAGAAATCCGCGGTACAAAGGCAGATGGTCGTGGCCCTTGATCAATAATCCAAATTACAAGGGTGAATGGAAGCCAAGACTGATACACAATCCTAATTACTTCAACGACGAGCACCCCTTCCGAATGACTCCGATT TACGCTGTTGGCTTCGAGCTTTGGTCGATGTCCACGGACATCTTTTTTGACAATATTCTTATTACTGACAACGAGGATGTAGCGAGAAAGTGGGCAGCCGACACATTCGAAGTACGTCATGCTAGAATCGCAGAGGAGAGT TTAACTTTATGGGGTCGCATTATGAAAGCAACAAATTATAAGCCAGGCTGGTGGGCGTTGTATCTCATATACTGCGCCATACCAGTCGTATTGTATATCTGGTTTCTACTGACACGAGTTCGTGAG AACAAATACGACTTAAAGGATGAAGATAAGCAACCTTTAGAAACGAATGAGGAAACAGCACCAAAGGAAAAAACAGAAGAAACAGAAAACACATCACCTAGTACAGAACCGGAGGAAGAAAGTGAAAAGGTGAAAGAAACTGAGGAGATAATAGAAAGTGAAGAGAAT GATACACCAGCATTAGGTGGCGATGGACCACGACGAAGAAAACCAAATAAAGAGTAG
- the Apc10 gene encoding anaphase-promoting complex subunit 10: protein MSNKTGNAGEVDPVQEELAGRVREVGNHAIWSLSSCKPGFGVDQLRDDITETYWQSDGQLPHLVNIQFRRKTTIRDICIYTDYKLDESYTPSRISIRAGTNFNDLQEIEVMDLNEPTGWVVIPIKDINDRPIRTFMIQIAVISNHQNGRDTHMRQIKVYSPTQDVLGPPASYTAGQFLTNELLRYATVR, encoded by the exons ATGAGTAACAAAACTGGTAATGCAG GAGAGGTGGATCCTGTGCAGGAAGAGCTGGCAGGTCGTGTGCGGGAAGTTGGAAATCATGCGATTTGGAGTTTGTCCAGCTGTAAGCCTGGTTTCGGCGTGGATCAGCTGCGAGACGATATTACAGAGACCTACTGGCAGTCAGACGGGCAGCTTCCACATTTGGTGAACATTCAATTCAGGCGAAAGACAACGATAcgagatatatgtatatatacagacTATAAGCTTGATGAAAGTTATACACCTAGCAG GATAAGCATCAGGGCTGGTACAAATTTTAATGACCTCCAAGAAATAGAAGTGATGGACCTGAATGAACCAACTGGCTGGGTTGTGATTCCTATCAAAGATATAAATGACAGACCTATTAGGACATTCATGATTCAGATAGCCGTAATAAGCAACCATCAGAACGGACGAGACACACATATGCGGCAAATTAAAGTTTACAGTCCAACGCAGGATGTTCTTGGGCCACCAGCTTCTTATACTGCAGGCCAATTCCTCACCAACGAATTGTTACGTTATGCTACAGTTAGATAG
- the Mtmr6 gene encoding myotubularin related protein 6 isoform X3: protein MDQIKIPKVENVRILDKYSNNHSIGTLYLTVTHLIFTERSGKKKIWVLYTHIANIEKQPLTTSGSPLCIKCKHFFIVTFVIPKERDCHDIYLTLSKLSCPASLQDLYCFSYQASKDTLPQHAGWNFFNVQSEFQRQGVPNEEWSLTYLNTSYELCDTYPKYLYIPSTCSNSTLIGSAKFRSRGRLPVLTYLHSNKAAICRCSQPLSGFSARCPDDEQMMYNILRTNTNSKYMYVVDTRPRINAFANKAAGKGYENENFYDNIKFHFFGIENIHVMRTSLSKLLELQRTTSMSAFLNGLENSGWLKHIRSILETAWFIARAVSNGVSVVVHCSDGWDRTAQVCSLSALLLDPFYRTIQGFQALIEKDWLSFGHKFSDRCGHINCDSKELAPIFTQFIDATYQLLQQYPYKFQFNELFLITLHDHVHSCQHGTFIGNSEKERQILRVSERTYSLWGYIANNMHEYINPLYKCNRFNEETSFVLQPKLAPQSIVLWRGMYFRFENGIHPRETYEDYLLVMHDHVSCLEDHVKLLVKRVNALSSILNLNNIQKKGVQGKLKFDNKFAKDPLSETIIENSTNHEEKTKCKLKISQLENELKTVALDWKLLRNIEECTCSTTFDAFNRKHHCWSCGQVFCTRCMGTHTVLAGHNSQRAVPTFTVDVREV from the exons ATGGATCAAATAAAGATCCCAAAG GTGGAGAACGTAAGGATTTTAGACAAGTATAGTAATAATCACTCTATAGGTACGCTATATTTAACTGTAACACATCTTATATTTACTGAACGAAGCGGAAAGAAAAAAATTTGG GTCTTGTATACCCACATTGCAAATATAGAGAAGCAACCGTTGACTACGTCAGGTTCTCCATTATGCATCAAGTGTAAACACTTTTTTATCGTAACATTTGTTATTCCAAAGGAACGAGATTGTCACGATATATATCTGACTTTATCAAAATTGTCTTGCCCAG cAAGCTTGCAAGATCTTTATTGTTTTAGTTACCAGGCAAGTAAGGACACGTTACCACAACACGCAGGGTGGAATTTCTTCAATGTACAAAGCGAATTTCAAAGGCAGGGTGTTCCAAACGAAGAATGGTCTTTAACGTACTTGAATACAAGCTACGAG CTCTGCGATACGTATccgaaatatttatatatacctaGTACATGTTCTAATAGCACGTTAATAGGCAGTGCGAAGTTTAGAAGTAGAGGGAGGCTGCCAGTTTTAacatatttacattctaataAG GCTGCTATTTGTCGATGTAGCCAACCTTTATCGGGATTTAGCGCACGATGTCCCGACGACGAGCAGATGATGTACAATATCTTGCGTACAAATACTAATTCGAAATATATGTACGTTGTCGACACACGACCGCGC ATCAATGCCTTCGCTAACAAAGCTGCGGGAAAGGGTTACGAGAACGAGAATTTTTACGATAATATAAAGTTTCACTTCTTTGGTATCGAAAACATTCATGTGATGAGGACAAGTTTAAGTAAATTGTTAGAAT TACAAAGAACAACGTCAATGAGTGCATTTTTGAATGGATTGGAAAATAGTGGATGGTTGAAGCATATACGATCAATTTTGGAAACTGCTTGGTTTATAGCCAGGGCTGTTTCGAACGGAGTTAGTGTAGTAGTGCACTGCAGCGATGGCTGGGATCGCACCGCTCAAGTATGCTCACTAAGTGCTCTATTACTGGATCCATTTTACAGGACAATCCAAGGTTTCCAA GCATTGATAGAAAAAGACTGGTTATCGTTTGGACATAAATTTAGCGACCGTTGTGGTCATATTAACTGTGATAGTAAAGAGTTAGCACCAATTTTTACACAGTTCATCGATGCAACGTACCAATTGTTGCAACAATATCCTTACAAGTTTCAGTTCAATGAACTGTTTCTAATAACTCTCCACGATCATGTACATAGTTGCCAGCACGGTACTTTTATAGGGAACTCGGAGAAAGAAAGGCAAATTCTCAG AGTATCGGAGAGAACATATTCCCTGTGGGGATATATAGCAAATAATATGCACGAGTATATAAATCCCCTGTACAAATGCAATCGTTTCAACGAAGAGACTAGTTTCGTACTTCAGCCTAAATTAGCGCCACAGAGTATCGT TTTATGGCGCGGGATGTACTTTAGATTCGAGAATGGTATTCATCCAAGAGAAACGTACGAAGATTATCTTCTAGTAATGCACGATCATGTCAGTTGCTTGGAAGATCACGTTAAGCTTCTCGTGAAG AGAGTTAATGCGTTGAGCTCAATATTGAATTTAAATAACATCCAGAAAAAGGGAGTGCAAGGGAAGCTGAAATTCGATAATAAATTCGCAAAGGATCCGTTGTCAGAGACTATCATAGAGAATTCAACAAATCACGAAGAAAAGACAAAGTGCAAGTTAAAAATCAGTCAATTGGAGAACGAACTGAAAACGGTTGCTTTGGACTGGAAATTATTACGGAATATAGAGGAATGTACATGTTCGACCACGTTTGATGCGTTTAATAGGAAG CATCACTGTTGGTCATGCGGACAGGTATTCTGCACACGGTGTATGGGTACACACACTGTTCTAGCTGGACATAATTCGCAGCGTGCCGTGCCTACTT TTACAGTGGATGTAAGAGAGGTATAG
- the Mtmr6 gene encoding myotubularin related protein 6 isoform X2, with translation MDQIKIPKVENVRILDKYSNNHSIGTLYLTVTHLIFTERSGKKKIWVLYTHIANIEKQPLTTSGSPLCIKCKHFFIVTFVIPKERDCHDIYLTLSKLSCPASLQDLYCFSYQASKDTLPQHAGWNFFNVQSEFQRQGVPNEEWSLTYLNTSYELCDTYPKYLYIPSTCSNSTLIGSAKFRSRGRLPVLTYLHSNKAAICRCSQPLSGFSARCPDDEQMMYNILRTNTNSKYMYVVDTRPRINAFANKAAGKGYENENFYDNIKFHFFGIENIHVMRTSLSKLLELQRTTSMSAFLNGLENSGWLKHIRSILETAWFIARAVSNGVSVVVHCSDGWDRTAQVCSLSALLLDPFYRTIQGFQALIEKDWLSFGHKFSDRCGHINCDSKELAPIFTQFIDATYQLLQQYPYKFQFNELFLITLHDHVHSCQHGTFIGNSEKERQILRVSERTYSLWGYIANNMHEYINPLYKCNRFNEETSFVLQPKLAPQSIVLWRGMYFRFENGIHPRETYEDYLLVMHDHVSCLEDHVKLLVKRVNALSSILNLNNIQKKGVQGKLKFDNKFAKDPLSETIIENSTNHEEKTKCKLKISQLENELKTVALDWKLLRNIEECTCSTTFDAFNRKHHCWSCGQVFCTRCMGTHTVLAGHNSQRAVPTSTKYYAIREESTRIHCYKMPLLYSSIPILRKSE, from the exons ATGGATCAAATAAAGATCCCAAAG GTGGAGAACGTAAGGATTTTAGACAAGTATAGTAATAATCACTCTATAGGTACGCTATATTTAACTGTAACACATCTTATATTTACTGAACGAAGCGGAAAGAAAAAAATTTGG GTCTTGTATACCCACATTGCAAATATAGAGAAGCAACCGTTGACTACGTCAGGTTCTCCATTATGCATCAAGTGTAAACACTTTTTTATCGTAACATTTGTTATTCCAAAGGAACGAGATTGTCACGATATATATCTGACTTTATCAAAATTGTCTTGCCCAG cAAGCTTGCAAGATCTTTATTGTTTTAGTTACCAGGCAAGTAAGGACACGTTACCACAACACGCAGGGTGGAATTTCTTCAATGTACAAAGCGAATTTCAAAGGCAGGGTGTTCCAAACGAAGAATGGTCTTTAACGTACTTGAATACAAGCTACGAG CTCTGCGATACGTATccgaaatatttatatatacctaGTACATGTTCTAATAGCACGTTAATAGGCAGTGCGAAGTTTAGAAGTAGAGGGAGGCTGCCAGTTTTAacatatttacattctaataAG GCTGCTATTTGTCGATGTAGCCAACCTTTATCGGGATTTAGCGCACGATGTCCCGACGACGAGCAGATGATGTACAATATCTTGCGTACAAATACTAATTCGAAATATATGTACGTTGTCGACACACGACCGCGC ATCAATGCCTTCGCTAACAAAGCTGCGGGAAAGGGTTACGAGAACGAGAATTTTTACGATAATATAAAGTTTCACTTCTTTGGTATCGAAAACATTCATGTGATGAGGACAAGTTTAAGTAAATTGTTAGAAT TACAAAGAACAACGTCAATGAGTGCATTTTTGAATGGATTGGAAAATAGTGGATGGTTGAAGCATATACGATCAATTTTGGAAACTGCTTGGTTTATAGCCAGGGCTGTTTCGAACGGAGTTAGTGTAGTAGTGCACTGCAGCGATGGCTGGGATCGCACCGCTCAAGTATGCTCACTAAGTGCTCTATTACTGGATCCATTTTACAGGACAATCCAAGGTTTCCAA GCATTGATAGAAAAAGACTGGTTATCGTTTGGACATAAATTTAGCGACCGTTGTGGTCATATTAACTGTGATAGTAAAGAGTTAGCACCAATTTTTACACAGTTCATCGATGCAACGTACCAATTGTTGCAACAATATCCTTACAAGTTTCAGTTCAATGAACTGTTTCTAATAACTCTCCACGATCATGTACATAGTTGCCAGCACGGTACTTTTATAGGGAACTCGGAGAAAGAAAGGCAAATTCTCAG AGTATCGGAGAGAACATATTCCCTGTGGGGATATATAGCAAATAATATGCACGAGTATATAAATCCCCTGTACAAATGCAATCGTTTCAACGAAGAGACTAGTTTCGTACTTCAGCCTAAATTAGCGCCACAGAGTATCGT TTTATGGCGCGGGATGTACTTTAGATTCGAGAATGGTATTCATCCAAGAGAAACGTACGAAGATTATCTTCTAGTAATGCACGATCATGTCAGTTGCTTGGAAGATCACGTTAAGCTTCTCGTGAAG AGAGTTAATGCGTTGAGCTCAATATTGAATTTAAATAACATCCAGAAAAAGGGAGTGCAAGGGAAGCTGAAATTCGATAATAAATTCGCAAAGGATCCGTTGTCAGAGACTATCATAGAGAATTCAACAAATCACGAAGAAAAGACAAAGTGCAAGTTAAAAATCAGTCAATTGGAGAACGAACTGAAAACGGTTGCTTTGGACTGGAAATTATTACGGAATATAGAGGAATGTACATGTTCGACCACGTTTGATGCGTTTAATAGGAAG CATCACTGTTGGTCATGCGGACAGGTATTCTGCACACGGTGTATGGGTACACACACTGTTCTAGCTGGACATAATTCGCAGCGTGCCGTGCCTACTT CTACGAAGTATTACGCTATACGCGAAGAATCTACACGAATACACTGCTATAAAATGCCattattatacagttccataccAATATTACGGAAAAGTGAATGA
- the LOC143427694 gene encoding RWD domain-containing protein 2A yields the protein MSTNEEISENFTAQICELEALQSVYPKELVITDHGVLADINEFIRNPKQELPQRLEYAIEISLNGGSIELLISLSSNYPNEKPDVYSRSSVLNRTQQLLLNQALSNVVKQQAEGESCIYALISWLQDNGEEYLAASNKDQEKDVDDRDKNKVEKPINFARYWIYSHHIYGKEKRKDVIALAKENSVTGFCLAGKPGIICMEGNFEDCDYCWQKLKSMNWHKILIRLIEKEEDCENVDSLRKFNDFQEISFPSSERHNDMGKVRKYLVEHKSQHVFKELFGIEGKSTELIINKT from the exons ATGTCCACGAACGAGGAAATAAGCGAAAATTTCACTGCTCAAATTTGCGAGTTAGAAGCTTTGCAATCTGTTTATCCAAAGGAACTGGTGATTACAGATCATGGAGTATTGGCTGATATTAACGAGTTCATTAGAAATCCTAAGCAGGAACTCCCTCAGAGACTGGAATACGCGATCGAAATTTCGCTGAACGGT GGTTCGATAGAATTGTTGATTAGTTTGTCGTCGAACTATCCCAACGAAAAGCCAGATGTTTACTCGAGAAGTTCAGTTCTGAATCGAACACAACAGTTGCTTTTGAACCAAGCATTGAGTAATGTTGTAAAGCAACAAGCGGAAGGTGAATCTTGCATTTATGCATTAATATCATGGCTGCAGGACAATGGCGAAGAGTATCTTGCAGCGTCAAATAAAGATCAAGAGAAAGATGTTGATGATAGAGACAAAAATAAAGTAGAGAAGCCTATAAATTTTGCTAGATATTGGATTTACAGTCATCATATATATGGTAAAGAAAAGCGGAAGGATGTAATTGCTTTAGCAAAAGAGAACTCTGTAACGGGCTTCTGTTTGGCTGGAAAGCCTGGAATTATTTGTATGGAGGGTAACTTTGAGGACTGCGACTACTGTTGGCAAAAA CTGAAATCCATGAACTGGCATAAAATACTGATACGATTGATAGAAAAAGAGGAAGACTGTGAAAACGTTGATAGTCTGCGTAAATTTAACGATTTCCAGGAGATATCATTCCCTAGTTCCGAACGACACAATGATATGGGCAAAGTGCGGAAATATTTAGTGGAACACAAATCGCAACACGTATTTAAAGAACTATTCGGCATTGAAGGTAAATCTACGGAACTGATAATTAACAAGACGTGA
- the LOC143427690 gene encoding calnexin isoform X3: MAILVANLIVPLCLLCNIINANENGDSPAQDVASKVVYKTPEISGFAYLVETFDDEDKFKKAWVLSEAKKESADEDIAKYDGIWSVEEPKKHAQEGDLGLVLKSKARHAAISTTLSKPFHFKNDPLIVQYEVNFQEGQECGGAYLKLLSLDPEHQDLKKFHDKTPYTIMFGPDKCGNNMKLHFIFRHKNPLNGSMEEKHCKKPRERLEDFFKDKQPHLYTLIVRPDNSFEIKVDNKVVNSGSLLDDFTPPVNPPLEIEDPTDVKPDDWDDREKIPDVTAVKPDDWDEDAPAQIVDEDDVMPEGWLENEPPMIPNPDSVKPEDWDVEMDGEWEPPEIPNPKCADAPGCGPYKQKMKRNPRYKGRWSWPLINNPNYKGEWKPRLIHNPNYFNDEHPFRMTPIYAVGFELWSMSTDIFFDNILITDNEDVARKWAADTFEVRHARIAEESNKYDLKDEDKQPLETNEETAPKEKTEETENTSPSTEPEEESEKVKETEEIIESEENDTPALGGDGPRRRKPNKE, encoded by the exons ATGGCCATACTTGTAGCAAATCTAATCGTTCCTTTATGTTTACTGTGTAACATCATCAACGCTAACGAGAATGGCGACAGCCCTGCCCAAGATGTGGCGTCGAAGGTGGTCTACAAGACGCCAGAAATCTCTGGGTTCGCATATTTGGTAGAGACGTTCGACGACGAGGACAAGTTTAAGAAGGCGTGGGTTTTATCCGAAGCTAAAAAAGAATCAGCGGACGAGGATATAGCAAAATACGATG GAATTTGGTCCGTGGAGGAACCAAAGAAACACGCGCAAGAAGGAGACCTAGGACTAGTGCTTAAGAGCAAAGCTAGGCACGCCGCTATATCCACTACGTTATCTAAACCTTTTCACTTCAAGAATGACCCTTTAATTGTGCAGTACGAAGTGAATTTTCAGGAAGGCCAGGAATGCGGAGGCGCCTATCTAAAACTGCTCAGTCTGGATCCGGAACACCAAGACTTGAAGAAGTTCCATGATAAAACTCCTTATACTATAATGTTCGGCCCTGATAAATGTGGAAACAACATGAAG CTGCACTTCATCTTTCGACATAAAAACCCTTTGAACGGATCCATGGAGGAAAAGCACTGCAAAAAGCCAAGGGAACGTTTGGAGGATTTCTTCAAGGACAAGCAGCCTCACTTGTACACATTAATTGTACGACCGGACAATAGCTTCGAAATTAAAGTCGACAACAAGGTCGTTAACTCTGGATCTTTGCTGGACGATTTCACTCCACCGGTCAATCCTCCATTGGAGATAGAGGATCCTACTGACGTCAAGCCTGATGATTGGGACGACAGGGAGAAGATCCCAGATGTAACGGCTGTGAAGCCAGACGACTGGGACGAGGACGCACCAGCgcaaatcgtcgacgaggacgaTGTCATGCCTGAAGGGTGGCTTGAAAACGAACCGCCCATGATACCAAACCCGGATTCGGTGAAACCTGAAGACTGGGATGTTGAAATGGACGGGGAATGGGAACCGCCGGAAATTCCGAATCCAAAATGCGCGGATGCACCAGGCTGTGGTCCGTACAAGCAGAAGATGAAGAGAAATCCGCGGTACAAAGGCAGATGGTCGTGGCCCTTGATCAATAATCCAAATTACAAGGGTGAATGGAAGCCAAGACTGATACACAATCCTAATTACTTCAACGACGAGCACCCCTTCCGAATGACTCCGATT TACGCTGTTGGCTTCGAGCTTTGGTCGATGTCCACGGACATCTTTTTTGACAATATTCTTATTACTGACAACGAGGATGTAGCGAGAAAGTGGGCAGCCGACACATTCGAAGTACGTCATGCTAGAATCGCAGAGGAGAGT AACAAATACGACTTAAAGGATGAAGATAAGCAACCTTTAGAAACGAATGAGGAAACAGCACCAAAGGAAAAAACAGAAGAAACAGAAAACACATCACCTAGTACAGAACCGGAGGAAGAAAGTGAAAAGGTGAAAGAAACTGAGGAGATAATAGAAAGTGAAGAGAAT GATACACCAGCATTAGGTGGCGATGGACCACGACGAAGAAAACCAAATAAAGAGTAG